A genomic region of Gadus macrocephalus chromosome 5, ASM3116895v1 contains the following coding sequences:
- the LOC132457583 gene encoding putative nuclease HARBI1 codes for MARIIHRLYNERAFRRERVFRDRSNPLDIYNDEELIERFRFCRRDLFELIEELSPDLQFVSDRNAALPPPLQLLIALRFFANGAFQNTVSDMVRVHRSTACRVIRRVSLALSRRIARYVHLPNEEEAAAMKERFRQASGMPGIVGCIDGTHVQIQAPHENEYLYVNRKGYHSINVQIACDANYNIINLVARWPGSTHDSRILRESALLQDFEEGRCNGLLLGDSGYPLKRWLMTPLIAPTTDQERRYNTIHSATRSVVERCIGVLKRRFHCLHGEMRMHPERVCTVIAACTVLHNICIAKRIPLPRHHQPPAVPEEDVRQATRPEDIAGRLVRAQLINQL; via the exons ATGGCACGTATTATCCATAGGTTGTACAACGAGCGGGCATTTAGACGGGAAAGGGTATTTAGGGACAGAAGCAATCCATTGGACATTTATAATGACGAGGAGCTGATTGAGAGGTTTCGATTCTGTAGGAGAGATCTGTTTGAATTAATAGAAGAGCTGTCACCGGATTTACAGTTCGTGTCGGACCGCAATGCAGCGCTACCACCGCCCTTGCAACTGCTGATTGCGCTTCGTTTTTTCGCAAACGGGGCTTTTCAGAACACTGTAAGCGACATGGTGAGGGTCCATAGATCGACCGCCTGTCGGGTAATCCGGAGGGTTTCCCTGGCTTTGAGCCGCCGCATCGCTCGTTACGTCCACCTCCCGAACGAGGAAGAGGCGGCGGCGATGAAGGAACGGTTCCGCCAGGCGTCCGGTATGCCTGGGATCGTGGGCTGCATAGACGGGACACATGTGCAGATCCAGGCCCCACATGAGAACGAGTATTTGTACGTTAATCGAAAAGGTTACCATTCGATTAACGTACAAATAGCTTGTGACGCAAATTATAACATCATTAATTTGGTGGCGAGATGGCCTGGATCCACCCACGATTCCCGCATCCTCCGGGAGAGTGCGTTATTGCAGGACTTCGAGGAAGGAAG GTGCAACGGGCTGCTCCTTGGGGACAGTGGATACCCGCTGAAACGGTGGCTGATGACCCCGCTAATTGCTCCAACAACTGACCAAGAACGGAGGTATAACACCATACACTCCGCAACTAGGTCAGTTGTTGAGAGATGTATCGGGGTTCTCAAACGCAG GTTTCACTGTCTTCATGGGGAGATGCGGATGCACCCAGAACGGGTCTGCACTGTAATAGCAGCGTGCACAGTTCTGCACAACATTTGCATCGCCAAAAGAATCCCTCTCCCCAGACACCATCAGCCACCGGCAGTCCCCGAGGAAGATGTGCGTCAAGCCACTCGGCCTGAGGACATCGCTGGCCGATTAGTCCGTGCTCAGCTCATTAATCAGTTGTAA